In one window of Candidatus Woesearchaeota archaeon DNA:
- a CDS encoding DUF192 domain-containing protein: MIKNTTNGKTLVREKRFCRNDLQKFMGLRFYPKLRDKGLVFPFEKDTKISLDMLFVFYHIDVLWLDAGRKVIEMKEDFMPFTFYIPKRHARYVIELPRGTIRRTKTKIKDRIGF; encoded by the coding sequence ATGATAAAGAATACCACAAATGGAAAAACACTTGTGCGCGAGAAGAGGTTCTGCAGGAATGACCTGCAAAAATTCATGGGGCTGCGCTTCTATCCAAAGCTCAGGGACAAAGGCCTCGTCTTCCCATTCGAGAAAGACACAAAAATCAGCCTGGACATGCTTTTCGTATTCTATCATATTGATGTATTGTGGCTGGATGCGGGCAGGAAAGTCATTGAGATGAAGGAAGATTTCATGCCATTCACATTCTACATCCCTAAAAGGCACGCAAGATATGTCATCGAACTGCCAAGAGGGACAATCAGAAGAACAAAAACAAAAATAAAAGACAGAATAGGTTTCTAA
- a CDS encoding 30S ribosomal protein S2 yields MAEEQNLLIPIDEYLKTGIHIGTKFKTKHMANFIYKTRPDGLYVLNLQKIDERLGILIELISHYAPEDILIVSRRENGWKPVKMFGKFTGATVFAGRYPPGMLTNPRLDIYREAKFILATDAWPDRNAIKDAFAAGIPIAALCDTNNQANHIDYIMPCNNKGKKSLALVFWVLARGYMLKRGMIKSDKDFDVKIEDFTEE; encoded by the coding sequence ATGGCAGAAGAACAGAATTTACTCATACCGATTGATGAATATCTTAAGACAGGCATACATATAGGTACCAAGTTCAAGACAAAGCACATGGCCAATTTCATCTATAAGACAAGGCCTGATGGATTGTATGTCCTTAATCTGCAGAAGATTGATGAGAGGCTTGGCATCCTTATCGAGCTGATCTCCCATTATGCTCCTGAGGATATCCTTATTGTCTCAAGGAGAGAGAATGGCTGGAAGCCTGTGAAGATGTTCGGCAAGTTTACTGGCGCAACTGTTTTCGCAGGGAGATATCCGCCTGGCATGCTCACAAATCCTCGGTTGGACATCTATAGGGAAGCTAAATTCATTCTTGCGACTGATGCCTGGCCTGACAGGAATGCTATCAAGGATGCATTTGCCGCTGGCATCCCCATCGCTGCTCTCTGTGACACGAATAATCAGGCGAATCATATTGATTACATCATGCCCTGCAACAACAAGGGAAAGAAATCACTGGCTCTTGTCTTCTGGGTCCTTGCAAGGGGCTACATGCTCAAGCGTGGCATGATAAAATCAGATAAGGACTTCGATGTAAAGATCGAAGATTTTACTGAGGAATAA
- a CDS encoding M50 family metallopeptidase, whose product MLITPREVFDLIAMSLILGFIFKDIFKPHQFMDLDGVRIPLRASTLNWKDIGFAALVTAPAVVLHELAHKFVAIAFGVSATFYTSYTWLFIGLLLKMFNSPILFFIPGYVQHAATTNLQGSLIALAGPLMNLIIFVICYFALKNPNIKQRYKPVIGITKQVNLFLFIFNMLPIPPFDGFQFISGLLKAIF is encoded by the coding sequence ATGCTGATCACACCAAGAGAGGTATTTGATCTTATCGCAATGTCGCTAATACTCGGATTCATATTCAAGGACATATTCAAGCCACACCAATTCATGGACCTCGATGGCGTCAGAATCCCTCTGAGAGCATCCACTCTCAACTGGAAAGACATCGGCTTTGCAGCTCTTGTCACAGCACCGGCAGTTGTGCTGCACGAGCTGGCGCATAAATTTGTGGCAATAGCTTTCGGCGTAAGCGCGACATTCTACACAAGCTACACATGGCTGTTCATAGGACTGCTTCTCAAGATGTTCAACTCACCGATACTGTTCTTCATCCCTGGATATGTCCAGCACGCAGCCACCACAAACCTGCAAGGATCCCTGATTGCGCTGGCAGGGCCTCTGATGAACCTGATAATCTTTGTGATATGCTATTTTGCGCTCAAGAACCCCAACATAAAACAGAGATACAAGCCAGTGATCGGCATCACAAAACAAGTCAACCTGTTCCTGTTCATCTTCAACATGCTGCCGATACCACCATTTGATGGTTTCCAGTTCATATCAGGGCTGCTTAAAGCAATATTCTAG
- a CDS encoding CTP synthase produces MVGKTNYIVVTGGVLSGLGKGTVTSSLGKLLQAQGYQVTSIKIDPYINVDAGTMRPTEHGEVFVTEDGGETDQDLGNYERFLDVAMMKENNITTGQVYLSVIQRERNLEYGGKCVEVIPHIPQEVKLRIMKVAKDANADFVLIEVGGTIGDYQNILFLEALREMKMSKEKVAFVHVSYLPIPGNIGEMKTKPTQHSVRALNSVGIQPDFLVCRGTQPVDDVRKKKLAMFCNIEPDNVISSPDAGTIYEVPLIFQSQGFCRNLMKMFNVPYDEGKLESWKAFVDKIKSCRQEAKIGIIGKYFDIGDFTLEDSYVSVIESVKHAAWAVGLKPHIEWIDSKDFEKDRSRLKNLDNLHGVIVPGGFGGSGVEGKISAIQYCRENMIPYLGLCYGMQLAVVEFARHVCGMEGANTTEIDPSTRYPVIDILPEQKELIAKSQYGATMRLGAYPAKLKQGTKVHLLYGQDQVSERHRHRYEVNPEFIKKLENAGMLFSGASPDRRLMEFMELPTHPYFVGTQSHPEFKSRPTRPAPLFHGLLKAAKERLKP; encoded by the coding sequence ATGGTCGGAAAGACCAATTATATCGTTGTCACAGGGGGCGTGCTGTCGGGCCTCGGGAAAGGGACTGTGACAAGCTCTCTCGGGAAACTTCTCCAGGCACAAGGCTATCAGGTGACATCAATCAAGATAGACCCATATATAAACGTGGATGCTGGGACGATGAGACCCACAGAGCACGGCGAGGTGTTTGTCACAGAAGATGGGGGAGAAACTGATCAGGACCTGGGGAATTATGAGAGATTCCTCGATGTGGCTATGATGAAAGAGAACAATATCACCACAGGCCAAGTCTATCTTTCAGTCATCCAGCGCGAGAGAAACCTGGAATACGGGGGGAAATGTGTCGAGGTGATCCCGCACATACCGCAGGAAGTCAAGCTCCGCATAATGAAGGTAGCAAAAGACGCGAATGCGGACTTTGTGCTGATCGAGGTCGGCGGGACAATCGGCGACTACCAGAACATACTCTTCCTTGAAGCCCTGCGTGAGATGAAGATGAGCAAAGAGAAAGTGGCATTCGTGCATGTCTCATACCTCCCGATACCGGGCAACATAGGCGAGATGAAGACAAAGCCGACACAACATTCTGTGAGGGCGCTCAATTCAGTCGGGATACAGCCGGATTTTCTTGTGTGCAGAGGAACACAGCCTGTCGACGATGTGAGAAAGAAGAAGCTTGCCATGTTCTGCAACATCGAGCCTGATAATGTCATATCCAGCCCAGATGCCGGGACAATATACGAAGTGCCCCTGATATTCCAGAGCCAAGGCTTCTGCAGGAATCTCATGAAGATGTTCAATGTGCCATACGATGAAGGCAAGCTGGAATCATGGAAAGCATTTGTCGACAAGATAAAATCATGCAGACAAGAAGCCAAGATAGGGATAATCGGGAAATACTTCGACATAGGAGACTTCACTCTTGAGGATTCATATGTGTCAGTCATAGAATCAGTCAAGCATGCAGCATGGGCAGTGGGGCTCAAGCCGCACATAGAATGGATAGATTCCAAGGATTTCGAGAAGGACAGATCAAGACTCAAGAATCTTGACAATCTGCATGGCGTGATAGTGCCGGGAGGATTCGGCGGGTCAGGTGTCGAGGGGAAGATATCTGCGATACAATACTGCAGAGAGAACATGATACCCTATCTCGGGCTCTGCTACGGGATGCAGCTTGCAGTGGTCGAGTTCGCAAGGCATGTATGCGGCATGGAAGGGGCCAATACAACTGAGATAGACCCATCGACAAGATATCCTGTGATCGATATACTGCCTGAGCAGAAAGAGCTGATCGCCAAGTCCCAGTACGGGGCCACAATGAGACTCGGAGCTTATCCGGCAAAATTGAAACAAGGAACAAAAGTGCATCTGCTGTATGGGCAGGACCAGGTGAGCGAGAGGCATAGGCACAGATATGAAGTGAATCCGGAATTCATAAAGAAGCTGGAAAATGCAGGCATGCTGTTCTCAGGCGCCTCACCTGACCGCAGACTCATGGAATTCATGGAGCTCCCCACGCACCCATATTTCGTCGGGACCCAATCCCATCCTGAATTCAAGTCAAGGCCGACAAGACCGGCACCATTGTTTCATGGATTGCTTAAAGCAGC
- a CDS encoding GTP-binding protein gives MAGREQKIKDLEDELSKMKYNKRTQHHYGLVRAKIAKLKEEQDTKKRGKGKTFGYDVKRTGDGTVVLVGFPSVGKSTLLNALTNQESKIGAYEFTTLDVVPGLLEYRGAKIQILDLPGIIRGAAAGKGRGKEILAVVRASNLIIFLLDVHQTNHYRVLYDEIFNFGIRVNQKPPQVKITKTSRGGLRIGSTVKLTKITNENIQGILKEFKIMNADVLIREDVDIDRFIDAVEANKAYIYSLIVVNKIDEATRQQVDGLRRSYPDAVFVSGKEKINIDELKDRIFERMELIRVYMKEPGKEADTKVPLIMWRGCTIEDVCNKLHREFVSKFKFARVWGRSVKFDAQKIMKKSHQLEDEDILELHLN, from the coding sequence ATGGCAGGCCGTGAACAGAAGATAAAGGATCTTGAAGATGAGCTCTCCAAGATGAAGTACAATAAGAGGACTCAGCATCATTATGGCCTTGTCAGGGCCAAGATTGCCAAGCTCAAGGAGGAGCAGGATACCAAGAAGCGTGGCAAGGGAAAGACTTTTGGCTATGATGTTAAGCGCACCGGCGACGGCACTGTTGTCCTGGTAGGATTCCCCAGTGTCGGAAAATCAACTCTGCTGAATGCCTTGACAAATCAGGAGTCAAAGATTGGGGCTTATGAATTCACGACTCTGGATGTTGTGCCTGGTCTCCTGGAATATCGGGGTGCCAAGATCCAGATTCTTGATCTCCCGGGGATAATAAGGGGTGCTGCTGCAGGCAAAGGCAGGGGCAAGGAGATACTTGCCGTTGTCCGGGCAAGCAATCTGATAATTTTCCTCCTTGATGTCCATCAGACGAATCATTACAGGGTGCTGTATGATGAGATCTTCAATTTTGGGATAAGGGTGAACCAGAAGCCACCTCAGGTGAAGATAACCAAGACGAGCAGGGGCGGTCTTAGGATAGGCTCCACTGTGAAGCTGACCAAGATAACGAATGAGAACATCCAGGGCATCCTCAAGGAATTCAAGATAATGAATGCTGATGTGCTTATCAGGGAGGATGTTGACATTGATCGTTTCATTGATGCTGTCGAGGCTAACAAGGCTTATATCTATTCACTGATTGTCGTCAACAAGATTGATGAGGCCACAAGGCAGCAGGTTGATGGATTGAGGAGGTCTTATCCTGACGCTGTGTTCGTTTCAGGCAAGGAGAAGATAAACATCGACGAGCTGAAGGATAGGATTTTCGAGAGGATGGAGCTCATAAGGGTCTATATGAAGGAGCCCGGCAAGGAAGCTGACACTAAGGTCCCGCTCATAATGTGGAGAGGGTGCACTATAGAGGATGTCTGCAACAAGCTCCATAGGGAGTTTGTCAGTAAGTTCAAGTTTGCGAGGGTTTGGGGCAGGTCAGTGAAGTTTGACGCCCAGAAGATAATGAAGAAGTCTCATCAGTTGGAAGATGAAGACATCCTGGAGCTTCATCTTAATTGA
- a CDS encoding MoaD/ThiS family protein: MKVYIEKDDKELSMKATDAGRLLKKLGINPETALIIKNNELVTADEKLKETDEIKIISVISGG, translated from the coding sequence ATGAAGGTCTATATAGAGAAAGACGACAAGGAACTCAGCATGAAAGCGACGGATGCAGGCAGACTGCTGAAGAAGCTCGGCATAAACCCCGAGACAGCGCTCATAATAAAGAACAACGAGCTGGTCACAGCAGACGAGAAACTGAAAGAAACCGACGAGATAAAGATAATATCAGTCATATCAGGCGGATAG
- the radB gene encoding DNA repair and recombination protein RadB: MEAGKTSSGTKIIDDLLGGGFDRDVITVVYGPSSAGKTNLCLIAMADVVRRGKKAVFIDTEGVSIDRVKQIAPDYQKLLENVLFLKPTNFEEQRNVFERLAKLVSEKIGMIIVDSVSMLYRLEIAKSNDTFNVNRTLGYHLNFLSEIARKKNIPILVTNQVYSDVDGKDQVKLVGGDILKYSSKCLIELQKLKHGRKAILRKHRSLPEKETYFEIYDKGIRPLDNISQ, from the coding sequence ATGGAAGCCGGCAAGACAAGCTCAGGGACAAAGATAATCGATGATCTTCTCGGCGGGGGATTTGACAGGGATGTAATCACAGTGGTCTATGGGCCGAGCAGTGCAGGAAAGACAAACCTCTGCCTAATTGCGATGGCCGATGTTGTGCGCAGAGGGAAAAAAGCAGTGTTCATAGATACAGAGGGGGTCTCTATTGACCGGGTAAAGCAGATAGCTCCAGATTACCAGAAACTGTTAGAAAATGTGCTATTCCTGAAGCCGACAAACTTCGAGGAGCAGAGAAACGTGTTCGAAAGGCTCGCCAAACTGGTCAGCGAGAAAATAGGCATGATAATAGTAGACTCAGTATCAATGCTATACCGCCTTGAGATTGCAAAAAGCAATGACACCTTCAATGTGAACAGAACACTCGGATACCATCTAAATTTCCTCTCTGAGATAGCACGCAAGAAGAACATACCCATACTTGTGACTAACCAGGTATATTCAGATGTCGACGGAAAGGACCAGGTTAAGCTTGTCGGGGGGGATATATTGAAATATAGTTCTAAATGCCTAATTGAGCTGCAGAAACTGAAGCATGGCAGAAAGGCCATATTGAGAAAGCACAGGAGTCTCCCTGAGAAGGAGACCTATTTTGAGATATATGACAAGGGCATAAGGCCCTTAGATAATATCAGTCAATAA
- a CDS encoding peptidylprolyl isomerase encodes MSDKSAKENDLVRVDYKGTLEDGKVFDTSEGRQPIEFKIGEHKVIRGFEDAVIGMKVGDKKDIRLSPEQAYGQRVDELMQEVPKAAFGDKLDPEKGMTLALKAPTGQVIPATVVDVKDDKVKLDLNHPLAGRALNFSITLVSIG; translated from the coding sequence ATGTCAGATAAATCTGCAAAAGAGAATGATCTTGTCAGGGTTGATTATAAGGGGACTCTGGAAGATGGGAAGGTGTTTGACACTTCTGAAGGAAGGCAGCCTATTGAGTTCAAGATAGGTGAGCATAAGGTCATCAGGGGTTTTGAGGACGCTGTTATCGGCATGAAGGTCGGTGATAAGAAGGATATCAGGCTTTCTCCTGAGCAGGCTTACGGCCAGAGGGTTGATGAGCTGATGCAGGAAGTTCCTAAGGCAGCTTTTGGTGATAAGCTGGATCCTGAGAAGGGCATGACCCTTGCTTTGAAGGCTCCGACTGGCCAGGTCATCCCGGCGACTGTTGTCGATGTGAAAGATGACAAGGTGAAGCTGGACTTGAATCATCCGCTGGCAGGCAGGGCCCTGAATTTCAGCATAACCCTTGTCAGCATCGGATGA
- a CDS encoding phosphate uptake regulator PhoU — translation MKRKIIQLGSATLVTSLPSKWVKRYDLKPGDEIDIEEEDTRLIIRTKNDFGVDKQVLDVSDLHPVATYSLLAMYIRGVDELEVKSSDPKMLELLHRRPMPELLGYEIVDQGKNYMHIKDLTGIKEFDFNTMARRIFLLLKQMADDIIDVIEKGETDIPNMWSLDHSVNKFSWLCMRIINKRGIDPKKNAIIFNILTNIEEVGDYLNEFSKLVTTKNIKFSKDSVAFMKEVRNLLDAYYNLFFRFSQKDAAKFDKMYRDLASTPGGRLDKTHKLPDSKFDKLIERLGSIQEARALFIFKQIADLLGETARIQLIMDL, via the coding sequence ATGAAAAGAAAAATTATCCAGCTTGGTTCTGCAACGCTTGTGACTTCATTGCCTTCCAAATGGGTCAAGAGATATGACCTGAAGCCAGGTGATGAGATTGATATTGAGGAAGAGGATACAAGGCTCATAATCCGCACTAAGAATGATTTTGGTGTTGATAAGCAGGTCTTGGATGTCTCTGATCTTCATCCTGTTGCAACTTACTCTTTGCTTGCGATGTACATCAGGGGTGTTGATGAGTTAGAGGTCAAGAGCTCTGATCCCAAGATGCTCGAGCTTTTGCACAGGAGACCCATGCCTGAGCTTCTTGGCTATGAGATTGTTGATCAGGGCAAGAATTACATGCACATCAAGGATCTTACCGGCATCAAGGAGTTCGATTTCAATACTATGGCCAGGAGGATATTCCTCTTGCTCAAGCAGATGGCTGATGATATAATCGATGTCATTGAGAAAGGCGAGACTGACATTCCGAACATGTGGTCTCTTGATCACAGCGTGAACAAGTTCTCTTGGCTCTGCATGAGGATAATAAACAAGAGGGGCATTGATCCTAAGAAGAACGCGATCATCTTCAACATACTTACGAATATTGAGGAGGTTGGTGATTACCTGAATGAGTTCTCCAAGCTTGTCACGACGAAGAACATTAAGTTCTCTAAGGACTCAGTTGCTTTCATGAAAGAAGTGAGGAATCTCCTTGATGCTTATTACAATCTTTTCTTCAGGTTCAGCCAGAAGGATGCTGCTAAGTTCGACAAGATGTATCGTGATCTTGCTTCGACCCCGGGAGGAAGACTTGATAAGACCCATAAGCTGCCTGACTCCAAGTTTGATAAGCTTATCGAGAGGCTTGGTTCCATCCAGGAAGCACGGGCTTTGTTCATCTTCAAGCAGATCGCTGATCTTCTCGGAGAGACTGCAAGGATTCAATTGATAATGGATCTCTGA
- a CDS encoding TIGR00269 family protein — MKCRKCSAKAVSDDPQYCKEHFVSHIEKKVIKTIKDYNLLEKQDRICVAVSGGKDSLTTLHILKKLGYDAEGICIDEGIRGYREHTIEDLKHFAEKESIKIRIYSVKRIFGKSLDQLVKMTKRGPCTICGVLRRYLLNKYSQGYDKTATGHNMDDEAQAVMMNLIRNQPEINARLGPKTGLRKFKGFTPRVKPLYFCKEKEIMTYALLNGFRIRFNECPYAKLSFRARIRDMINEQENKMPGSKENIIKYYLARQEKLKSRFTGAGEPNTCSCGQPSKSMICSTCALLQELKMK, encoded by the coding sequence ATGAAATGCAGAAAATGCAGTGCAAAAGCAGTATCGGATGACCCACAGTACTGCAAAGAACATTTCGTCAGCCATATCGAGAAAAAGGTAATAAAAACAATAAAGGACTACAATCTCCTGGAGAAGCAGGACAGAATATGCGTGGCAGTCTCAGGGGGGAAAGACTCACTCACAACACTGCATATACTCAAAAAATTAGGGTATGACGCCGAGGGCATATGCATAGATGAAGGGATCCGAGGCTACAGGGAGCATACAATAGAGGACCTCAAGCATTTTGCCGAGAAGGAGAGCATAAAGATAAGGATATATTCTGTGAAAAGGATATTCGGCAAAAGCCTGGACCAGCTCGTGAAGATGACAAAAAGGGGTCCATGCACAATATGCGGAGTGCTGCGGAGATACCTCCTCAACAAATATTCACAGGGATATGACAAGACAGCAACAGGGCACAACATGGATGACGAGGCGCAGGCGGTCATGATGAACCTAATCCGCAACCAACCCGAGATAAACGCAAGGCTCGGCCCAAAGACAGGACTCAGGAAATTCAAAGGGTTCACACCAAGAGTGAAGCCGCTGTACTTCTGCAAAGAAAAGGAGATAATGACATACGCCCTGCTCAATGGGTTCAGGATAAGATTCAACGAATGCCCCTATGCAAAGCTCAGCTTCAGGGCAAGGATAAGGGACATGATAAATGAGCAGGAAAACAAGATGCCAGGCTCAAAAGAGAACATCATAAAATACTATCTGGCCAGGCAAGAGAAGCTGAAGAGCAGATTCACTGGCGCAGGGGAGCCGAACACATGCAGCTGCGGCCAGCCATCAAAGAGCATGATATGCAGCACCTGCGCATTGCTGCAAGAGCTAAAGATGAAATGA
- a CDS encoding transglutaminase domain-containing protein, whose product MFLFLVSAISASDVWHLDSQKVSVGFSMSEELEVVPLSDSYRLDYINAKLTMVPEDSFQQSVSNLDTRPKAEISDGALFSWHDVQTDRVRYELTADIELSEARLEVTDKVDFPIGSLPDDVRPFLQPSETIDLNYEMALLASRIIEGEDDLFFAVAKIGGWVEANVGYDLSTLAADASMKSSWVLENRYGVCDEITSLFISLLRSVGIPARFVSGIAYTNSPQFDAEWGPHGWAEVYFPGVGWIPYDITYDQFGFVDPAHIILKQSLDSGEPSSKYEWRGHNVDIIPKAVDFDVRLRSHDGDQPDRISINVYPHEDAVGFGSYQLIVAEVENLADYYITETLYVSGAEILTALDTKMRVSLGPDERKRIFFILKTDEDLNKGYEYTVPVTVYTQYGLESRSSFALRYDRPVFSLEDIEDIRSSLQDTESKNYRKEVSLYCTAEKRLLVNVSSDIGCMIKNTGNQILEDVDACYQDQCEVFDLSISQERPLVFSVRFDRPGENAMLVSIRDDYFSKAFTQKVKVFDRVGFDVGITAPDSVAYGGLFDVDVVIRKTSVSVPKYLSVTLEAGRYGKTVDIEELQDPVRYVYRIGSKHLAEGENEIRLRIAYQDGDEWAEFIEKDYISLDDLTFFQRFMIRIRNIFD is encoded by the coding sequence GTGTTCCTTTTCTTAGTCTCTGCAATATCTGCTTCTGATGTCTGGCATCTTGACAGCCAAAAAGTCAGTGTCGGTTTCAGCATGTCTGAAGAGCTTGAAGTGGTCCCTCTTTCAGATTCATACAGGCTGGATTACATCAATGCAAAGCTCACCATGGTGCCGGAAGACAGCTTTCAGCAGAGTGTGAGCAATCTTGACACGAGGCCGAAGGCTGAGATCAGTGATGGTGCTCTTTTTTCCTGGCATGATGTGCAGACAGACAGGGTCAGGTATGAACTGACAGCTGATATCGAGCTTTCTGAAGCCAGGCTTGAAGTCACTGATAAGGTAGATTTTCCTATCGGCAGTTTGCCGGATGATGTCAGGCCATTCCTTCAGCCTTCTGAGACGATTGATCTGAATTATGAGATGGCTCTGCTTGCTTCAAGGATCATCGAAGGCGAGGATGACCTGTTTTTTGCAGTGGCCAAGATAGGCGGGTGGGTTGAGGCAAATGTTGGATATGACCTGAGCACCTTGGCTGCTGATGCATCCATGAAGTCGAGCTGGGTGCTTGAGAACCGTTATGGTGTCTGCGATGAGATAACATCTTTGTTCATCTCCCTGCTTAGGTCTGTGGGGATCCCGGCCCGGTTCGTCTCAGGCATCGCCTACACTAACTCACCCCAGTTTGATGCTGAATGGGGCCCGCATGGCTGGGCAGAGGTCTATTTCCCCGGAGTCGGATGGATACCTTATGACATAACATATGACCAGTTCGGGTTTGTTGACCCGGCCCATATCATCCTGAAGCAATCACTGGATTCTGGTGAGCCTTCGTCCAAATATGAGTGGAGAGGCCATAATGTGGACATCATTCCTAAGGCAGTGGATTTCGATGTGAGGCTGAGGTCTCATGATGGCGACCAGCCTGACAGGATCAGCATCAATGTTTACCCGCATGAGGACGCTGTCGGTTTCGGCTCGTACCAGCTGATAGTTGCTGAAGTTGAGAATCTTGCTGATTATTACATAACAGAGACCCTGTATGTTTCTGGCGCTGAAATCCTCACTGCCCTCGATACGAAGATGAGAGTCAGCCTTGGGCCGGATGAGAGAAAGAGGATCTTCTTCATCCTGAAGACAGATGAGGATCTCAATAAGGGATATGAGTACACTGTTCCTGTGACTGTATACACCCAGTATGGTCTGGAATCCAGGTCATCTTTCGCCTTGAGGTATGACCGTCCTGTCTTTTCCTTGGAGGATATTGAGGATATAAGATCATCTCTGCAGGATACTGAGAGCAAGAATTACCGGAAAGAGGTCTCTTTGTATTGCACTGCAGAAAAGAGACTGCTCGTTAATGTATCATCTGATATAGGTTGCATGATCAAGAACACGGGCAATCAGATCCTTGAGGATGTGGATGCCTGCTATCAGGACCAGTGTGAGGTCTTTGATCTGAGCATCAGTCAGGAGAGGCCGTTGGTCTTCAGCGTCCGGTTTGACAGGCCTGGTGAGAACGCGATGCTGGTCAGCATCAGGGATGATTATTTTTCAAAGGCTTTCACGCAGAAGGTGAAGGTCTTTGACAGGGTGGGCTTTGATGTGGGGATAACAGCGCCTGACTCTGTTGCATATGGTGGCCTGTTTGATGTGGATGTTGTCATAAGGAAGACCTCGGTTTCAGTGCCGAAGTACCTTTCTGTTACACTTGAAGCAGGCAGGTACGGCAAGACAGTTGATATCGAAGAGCTCCAGGATCCGGTGAGGTATGTATATAGGATTGGCTCAAAGCATCTCGCAGAGGGGGAGAACGAGATAAGGCTGAGGATCGCCTATCAGGATGGTGATGAGTGGGCTGAGTTCATTGAAAAGGATTATATATCACTCGATGATCTTACATTTTTTCAGAGATTTATGATAAGGATAAGGAATATTTTTGACTAA
- a CDS encoding ribonuclease HII, with translation MTTICGIDEAGRGSVIGPLVIAGVLINENDEQKLKEMGVKDSKLLTPKQREDLFDKVISAVKEYRILIIEPSEIDEAVLGPKEMNLNWLEADKSAEIINFLKPDKAILDCPSNNISSYKSYVLKKVKDVEIIAEHKADMNYPSVAAGSILAKVTRDREIEKIKAKIGADFGSGYPSDPLTAKFVEKNFKKYPEIFRKSWETFRRSADKKKQKKLGDF, from the coding sequence ATGACAACAATCTGCGGTATTGATGAAGCAGGCCGTGGTTCAGTGATAGGTCCGCTTGTAATAGCCGGAGTTCTCATAAATGAGAATGATGAGCAGAAACTGAAAGAGATGGGAGTGAAGGATTCGAAGCTCCTGACTCCGAAACAGCGAGAGGACCTTTTTGATAAAGTCATCTCTGCAGTGAAAGAGTACCGGATCCTCATCATTGAACCAAGCGAGATAGATGAGGCAGTTCTCGGTCCAAAAGAGATGAACCTGAACTGGCTGGAAGCAGACAAATCAGCCGAGATCATCAATTTCTTAAAACCAGACAAGGCGATACTTGACTGCCCAAGCAATAACATCTCTAGTTACAAATCATATGTCCTCAAGAAGGTCAAAGATGTGGAGATAATTGCAGAACACAAAGCAGACATGAATTATCCCTCTGTCGCAGCAGGATCAATACTTGCAAAAGTGACAAGAGACAGGGAGATAGAGAAGATAAAAGCGAAGATCGGTGCTGATTTCGGCAGCGGGTACCCAAGCGATCCATTGACTGCGAAGTTTGTCGAGAAGAACTTCAAGAAATATCCTGAGATATTCAGGAAGAGCTGGGAGACATTCAGGCGAAGCGCTGACAAGAAGAAGCAGAAGAAATTGGGAGACTTCTGA